From one Culex quinquefasciatus strain JHB chromosome 3, VPISU_Cqui_1.0_pri_paternal, whole genome shotgun sequence genomic stretch:
- the LOC6047205 gene encoding carboxypeptidase N subunit 2, which yields MTLWRFFPLLALLLARSSAIIHDCNHFHNGVYTIRFCAFSNVTVTHDAEEIVFRSEYPRPYFFEFLDSQLTEMPRIMFTLFPEMQNLDVAGSQVENVNKYTFEHAKELRYLNMSGNRLTVLNNFIFKGCDKLVRLDVSSNRISEVKEKALVDAPKLDHLDLSHNLLHELDERLFSQLTLLTYVSLAHNRLQVLHDDLFVNCSMLAYLDLKGNQIEVLSDNFLNNLPFLRTLVVENNKLKSLKIPPQLTKLFASFNKITSVYPENTEKSQLYSLTLSNNNLNSIQNISNLEGLTILDVSFNAIGPLNLTTFLKMKKLTDLNLEATKLNTLEHGLFSQQTKLRRLDISYNFLRTLDITVLTATSNLEKLFIDGNNLVDINYDHIPELFPNLTYLGLFSNVWNCSYLTTLVRFCNRHKIALSTSKSYGEMSHLTNVQGIYCASSDKERIYFRPESAVAHTDDRLNRDEDDQLNLLVANMTSTQYEYKLMLELLDMIRQVNATNRERLDEVRKMALRAEPEGCGEYGAHAAGFQVFIMLILTVILVINVGFMLYVQHNANARRAIDRMILFKRGETASVQTQLEDI from the exons ATGACTCTGTGGAG ATTTTTCCCTCTACTCGCCCTGCTGTTGGCACGCTCGTCAGCCATAATCCACGACTGCAACCACTTCCACAACGGGGTGTACACGATCCGGTTCTGTGCGTTCAGCAACGTCACGGTGACGCACGATGCCGAGGAGATCGTGTTCCGGTCCGAGTATCCGAGGCCGTACTTTTTCGAGTTTCTCGACTCGCAGCTGACGGAGATGCCGCGCATCATGTTCACGCTGTTCCCGGAGATGCAGAACCTGGACGTGGCCGGGAGTCAGGTGGAGAACGTGAACAAGTACACGTTCGAGCACGCCAAGGAGTTGCGCTATCTGAACATGTCTGGCAACCGACTGACGGTGCTGAACAACTTCATCTTCAAGGGGTGCGACAAGCTGGTTCGGTTGGACGTGTCGAGCAATCGGATTTCCGAGGTGAAGGAGAAGGCACTGGTTGATGCTCCGAAGCTGGATCACCTGGATTTGTCGCACAACTTGCTGCACGAGTTGGACGAACGATTGTTCTCCCAGCTAACTCTGTTGACGTACGTTTCGTTGGCTCACAATCGGTTGCAGGTACTGCACGATGACCTGTTTGTGAACTGTTCGATGCTTGCGTATTTGGATCTCAAAGGAAACCAGATTGAAGTGCTCAGTGATAACTTCCTGAACAATTTACCATTTTTGAGGACGCTGGTCGTGGAAAACAACAAGTTGAAATCACTTAAAATCCCCCCTCAACTAACGAAATTATTTGCATCTTTCAACAAAATCACTTCAGTTTACCCTGAAAACACTGAAAAGTCTCAGCTGTACTCGCTAACATTGTCGAACAACAATTTGAACAGCATCCAGAACATCTCCAATCTCGAAGGCCTCACAATCCTCGACGTTTCCTTCAACGCCATCGGACCACTCAACCTCACAACCTTCCTCAAGATGAAGAAGCTCACCGATTTGAACCTGGAAGCTACCAAACTCAACACCCTCGAGCACGGACTCTTCTCCCAACAAACCAAACTCCGCCGCCTAGACATCTCCTACAACTTCCTCCGCACGCTGGACATCACCGTCCTGACAGCCACCTCAAACCTCGAGAAGCTGTTCATCGACGGCAACAACCTGGTCGACATCAACTACGACCACATCCCAGAACTCTTCCCGAACCTCACCTACCTCGGTCTGTTCTCCAACGTGTGGAACTGCTCCTACCTCACCACCCTCGTCAGATTCTGCAACCGCCACAAGATCGCCCTCTCAACCTCCAAATCCTACGGCGAAATGTCCCACCTGACCAACGTCCAGGGCATCTACTGCGCCAGCTCGGACAAGGAGCGCATCTACTTCCGTCCCGAATCGGCCGTCGCCCACACCGATGACCGTCTCAACCGCGACGAGGACGACCAGCTGAACCTCCTCGTAGCGAACATGACCTCCACCCAGTACGAGTACAAACTGATGCTGGAACTGCTGGACATGATCCGGCAGGTCAACGCCACCAACCGCGAACGACTGGACGAGGTCCGGAAGATGGCGCTGCGAGCGGAACCCGAAGGTTGTGGAGAGTACGGAGCGCACGCGGCAGGTTTTCAGGTGTTTATCATGCTCATTTTGACGGTTATTCTGGTGATCAACGTGGGCTTCATGCTGTACGTGCAGCACAATGCTAACGCAAGGCGAGCAATCGACCGGATGATACTGTTCAAGCGTGGGGAGACGGCGTCGGTGCAGACGCAGCTGGAGGACATTTGA